One Maribacter dokdonensis DSW-8 genomic region harbors:
- a CDS encoding type B 50S ribosomal protein L31, whose amino-acid sequence MKKDIHPENYRIVAFKDMSNEEVFLTKSTADTKETLEVDGVEYPLVKLEISRTSHPFYTGKAKLLDTAGRIDKFKNKYKKFSKEEK is encoded by the coding sequence ATGAAAAAAGATATACACCCAGAAAATTATAGAATCGTGGCCTTTAAGGACATGTCTAACGAAGAGGTATTTTTAACAAAATCTACAGCGGATACTAAAGAGACTTTAGAGGTTGATGGTGTTGAGTATCCATTGGTTAAATTGGAAATCTCAAGAACTTCTCACCCTTTTTACACTGGTAAAGCCAAATTATTGGATACAGCTGGTCGTATTGATAAGTTCAAGAACAAGTACAAGAAATTCTCGAAAGAAGAGAAATAA
- a CDS encoding GNAT family N-acetyltransferase, with protein MNDVIINDNSFLRQFETTVNGHLARIEYSSQERKVFLTKLVVPEEITDESFRENFIKAVLSIIQERNLRVVPTSPHIAGFLRKNRRQYKEMLPIGIRI; from the coding sequence ATGAACGATGTTATCATTAATGACAATTCTTTTCTGCGCCAGTTTGAAACTACGGTAAACGGTCATCTTGCTAGAATAGAATATTCTTCTCAAGAACGAAAAGTCTTTCTTACCAAATTGGTAGTTCCAGAAGAAATTACAGACGAAAGTTTTAGGGAAAACTTCATCAAAGCCGTTCTAAGTATTATTCAAGAAAGAAATCTTAGAGTTGTTCCAACAAGTCCTCATATTGCAGGATTTCTACGTAAAAATAGAAGACAATACAAAGAGATGCTACCTATAGGTATACGCATCTAA
- the mtaB gene encoding tRNA (N(6)-L-threonylcarbamoyladenosine(37)-C(2))-methylthiotransferase MtaB, with protein MKKKVAFYTLGCKLNFSETSTIARSFADEGFERVDFSEKADMYVINTCSVTDNADKKFKTIVKKAQKINADAFVAAVGCYAQLKPEELADVDGVDLVLGATEKFKITDYINDLTKNDHGQVHSCEIADADFYVGSYAIGDRTRAFLKVQDGCDYKCTYCTIPLARGISRSDTLENVLKNAADISEQGIKEIVLTGVNIGDYGKGEFGNKKHEHTFLDLVKALDDVDGIHRLRISSIEPNLLKNETIEFVAQSKTFVPHFHIPLQSGSDDLLKLMKRRYMTNLYKERVAKIREVIPNCCIGVDVIVGFPGETEEHFLETYHFLNDLDISYLHVFTYSERDNTPAATMNGVVPNKVRNKRSKMLRGLSVKKRRTFYESQLGNDLTVLFEGENKEGYIHGFTENYVKVKSPWNPALVNTLHKVKLTEIDNDGLVRFNFVKEEVEA; from the coding sequence ATGAAGAAAAAAGTGGCATTTTACACTTTAGGATGTAAGTTGAATTTTTCGGAAACCTCTACAATTGCCCGTAGTTTTGCAGATGAAGGATTTGAAAGGGTTGATTTTTCTGAAAAAGCAGATATGTATGTAATAAATACATGTTCTGTAACAGATAATGCAGATAAGAAATTTAAGACCATTGTTAAAAAAGCTCAGAAAATAAATGCAGATGCCTTTGTAGCTGCTGTTGGCTGTTATGCACAATTAAAACCTGAAGAGCTGGCAGATGTTGATGGTGTTGATCTTGTGTTGGGTGCTACCGAAAAATTTAAGATTACCGACTATATAAATGATTTAACTAAAAATGACCATGGTCAAGTGCATTCTTGTGAAATTGCTGACGCAGACTTTTATGTAGGTAGCTATGCAATTGGTGACAGAACCAGAGCTTTTTTAAAGGTTCAAGATGGTTGTGATTATAAATGTACCTATTGTACAATTCCGCTTGCTCGAGGAATTTCTAGAAGTGATACCTTGGAAAATGTGCTGAAAAATGCTGCGGATATATCTGAACAAGGTATTAAGGAAATTGTATTGACAGGAGTAAATATTGGCGATTACGGTAAAGGTGAATTCGGTAATAAAAAGCACGAACACACTTTTTTAGATTTGGTAAAGGCGTTAGATGATGTAGATGGTATTCATAGGCTACGAATCTCTTCAATTGAGCCCAATCTTTTGAAAAACGAAACCATTGAGTTTGTTGCTCAAAGTAAAACTTTTGTACCTCATTTTCATATACCATTACAAAGCGGTAGTGATGATCTTTTGAAATTGATGAAGCGTAGGTATATGACTAATCTTTATAAGGAGCGCGTTGCAAAAATTAGGGAGGTAATTCCAAATTGCTGTATTGGTGTTGATGTTATTGTAGGTTTTCCGGGAGAGACCGAAGAACATTTTTTAGAGACCTATCATTTCTTAAATGATTTGGATATTTCATATTTACATGTTTTTACCTATTCGGAAAGAGATAATACGCCAGCTGCCACAATGAATGGGGTAGTGCCTAATAAAGTGCGTAACAAGCGAAGCAAAATGTTAAGAGGTTTGTCTGTAAAGAAAAGAAGGACTTTTTATGAAAGTCAATTAGGCAATGATCTTACTGTTTTGTTTGAAGGTGAGAATAAAGAAGGTTATATTCATGGATTCACGGAGAATTATGTTAAGGTGAAATCACCCTGGAATCCGGCGTTGGTTAATACCTTGCATAAAGTGAAGCTAACAGAAATAGACAATGATGGTTTGGTTAGGTTCAATTTTGTAAAAGAAGAAGTTGAAGCGTAA
- a CDS encoding GlmU family protein, whose protein sequence is MNFILFDGPRRDHLLPFTFTRPVSEIRVGILTLRERWEAYLKVAISSLTEDYLSIKYPVNIESENVFIDASVLPTPDLVNALNTLEDGQVLKSKNLMIAYCSSHVKGAEELASFSIVEFNNDLVQINNTWDIFDKNADILQSDFDFITKGRKSQPISETNQLIHPERIFLEEGAKVEFSILNATDGPIYLGKNAEIWEGSLVRGALALCNNAIIKMGGKLYGATTIGPYSKVCGEVSNSVIFGYSSKGHEGYLGNAVLGEWCNIGADSNNSNLKNNYAKVRLWDYATERFEQTGLQFCGLMMGDHSKTAINTMFNTGTVIGVNSNIYVPGFPRNFVPSFSWGGASGFTAYQPAKAFDAAKVMMARRGVEFNEIEADILTHVFEITKKWRKY, encoded by the coding sequence ATGAACTTTATTCTTTTTGATGGTCCGCGTAGAGATCATTTATTACCATTTACTTTTACCCGTCCGGTATCGGAAATTCGAGTTGGTATTTTGACTTTACGAGAAAGGTGGGAGGCTTATTTGAAAGTGGCTATTTCTTCCCTTACAGAAGATTATTTAAGTATTAAATATCCCGTTAATATTGAAAGTGAAAATGTATTTATAGATGCATCGGTTTTGCCTACTCCAGATTTGGTAAATGCCTTAAATACATTGGAAGATGGGCAAGTCTTGAAATCCAAAAATTTAATGATTGCTTATTGTAGTAGCCATGTTAAAGGGGCGGAAGAGTTGGCTTCATTTTCTATTGTAGAATTTAATAATGATTTAGTCCAGATTAATAATACTTGGGATATTTTTGATAAGAATGCGGACATTTTGCAATCGGACTTTGATTTTATTACAAAAGGAAGAAAGAGTCAACCTATTTCGGAAACCAATCAATTAATACATCCTGAGCGTATATTTCTTGAAGAAGGGGCAAAAGTTGAATTCAGTATCCTAAATGCAACGGACGGACCTATTTACTTAGGTAAGAATGCTGAAATTTGGGAAGGAAGCCTTGTACGAGGTGCTCTTGCACTTTGTAACAATGCAATAATAAAAATGGGGGGTAAGCTTTACGGGGCAACAACTATTGGTCCGTATAGTAAAGTCTGTGGTGAAGTTAGTAATTCTGTTATTTTTGGCTATTCCAGTAAGGGTCATGAAGGCTATTTGGGTAATGCGGTATTGGGAGAGTGGTGTAATATTGGTGCGGATTCCAATAACTCTAACCTTAAGAATAACTACGCAAAAGTGCGCTTGTGGGACTACGCTACAGAGCGTTTTGAGCAAACAGGTCTCCAATTTTGTGGTTTAATGATGGGTGATCATAGTAAAACGGCCATTAATACTATGTTCAACACGGGAACTGTAATTGGGGTAAATTCCAATATTTATGTGCCAGGGTTTCCTAGAAATTTTGTTCCTAGTTTTAGTTGGGGCGGAGCTTCTGGTTTTACAGCTTATCAGCCCGCAAAAGCATTTGATGCTGCTAAGGTAATGATGGCTAGAAGAGGGGTGGAGTTCAATGAAATTGAAGCCGATATTCTTACCCATGTATTCGAGATAACTAAAAAATGGAGAAAGTATTAA